A single window of Candoia aspera isolate rCanAsp1 chromosome 3, rCanAsp1.hap2, whole genome shotgun sequence DNA harbors:
- the STK38 gene encoding serine/threonine-protein kinase 38, translated as MAMTGPAPCSSMSNHTKERVTMTKVTLENFYSNLIAQHEEREMRQKKLEKVMEEEGLKDDEKRIRRSAHARKETEFLRLKRTRLGLEDFESLKVIGRGAFGEVRLVQKKDTGHVYAMKILRKADMLEKEQVGHIRAERDILVEADSLWVVKMFYSFQDKLNLYLIMEFLPGGDMMTLLMKKDTLTEEETQFYIAETVLAIDSIHQLGFIHRDIKPDNLLLDSKGHVKLSDFGLCTGLKKAHRTEFYRNLSYNLPSDFTFQNMNSKRKAETWKRNRRQLAFSTVGTPDYIAPEVFMQTGYNKLCDWWSLGVIMYEMLIGYPPFCSETPQETYKKVMNWKETLIFPPEVPISERAKDLILRFCCEWEHRIGAPGVEEIKTNPFFEGVDWEHIRERPAAISIEIKSIDDTSNFDEFPESDILKSTATTGNHPETDYKNKDWVFINYTYKRFEGLTARGAIPSYMKSGK; from the exons ATGGCAATGACGGGTCCAGCACCTTGTTCATCTATGAGTAACCATACTAAGGAGCGAGTTACAATGACAAAAGTGACATTAGAAAACTTCTACAGTAATCTGATTGCACAGcatgaagaaagagaaatgag acaaAAGAAGCTAGAAAAAGTGATGGAAGAGGAAGGCTTAAAAGATGATGAG AAAAGAATAAGAAGATCAGCACATGCTCGAAAGGAAACAGAGTTTCTGCGACTGAAAAGAACAAGGCTTGGGTTAGAAGATTTTGAGTCTTTAAAAGTAATAGGCAGAGGAGCATTTGGAGAG GTGCGGCTTGTTCAGAAGAAAGACACAGGGCATGTGTATGCAATGAAAATCCTACGTAAAGCTGACATGCTAGAAAAAGAGCAG GTTGGCCATATTCGAGCAGAACGTGACATTCTAGTGGAGGCAGATAGTTTGTGGGTTGTAAAAATGTTTTATAGCTTTCAAGATAAGCTAAACCTCTACCTTATCATGGAGTTTCTGCCTGGAG GTGATATGATGACATTATTAATGAAAAAAGATACTCTAACGGAAGAAGAGACTCAATTTTACATAGCAGAGACTGTATTAGCTATAGATTCAATTCATCAGCTGGGTTTTATTCATCGTGATATCAAGCCAGATAATCTTCTGTTGGACAGTAAA GGCCATGTGAAGCTGTCAGACTTTGGTCTTTGCACAGGATTGAAGAAAGCACATAGAACAGAATTCTATAGAAATTTGAGCTATAATCTTCCTAGTGACTTCA CTTTTCAGAATATGAACtccaaaagaaaagcagaaacttGGAAAAGAAACAGGAGACAACTG GCTTTCTCTACCGTGGGAACTCCAGATTATATTGCTCCAGAGGTCTTCATGCAGACAGGATATAATAAGCTTTGTGACTGGTGGTCACTTGGAGTCATAATGTATGAGATGCTAATTG GTTACCCTCCTTTCTGTTCAGAGACCCCTCAAGAAACATACAAGAAAGTAATGAATTGGAAAGAGACTTTAATATTCCCCCCAGAAGTTCCTATTTCTGAGAGAGCCAAAGATCTCATTCTAAG ATTTTGCTGTGAATGGGAACATCGAATTGGTGCCCCAGgtgttgaagaaattaaaacaaatcccTTTTTTGAAGGAGTTGACTGGGAGCATATCAG agagaGACCTGCAGCAATTTCCATAGAAATCAAAAGTATTGATGACACATCAAACTTTGATGAATTTCCAGAATCTGATATCCTTAAATCTACAG CGACCACAGGTAACCATCCAGAAACGGACTACAAGAATAAAGACTGGGTCTTTATCAATTATACCTACAAACGTTTTGAAGGCCTGACTGCTCGAGGGGCAATACCATCCTACATGAAATCGGGAAAATAA